The genome window GGACCTGTAAATTTATCACCAGTTGCTACTTCAAAATCTCTTGCTTCGTTATTATCGTATAGTTTGAATTGGATACGATCTGGATTCGCTGTTTCTTCCGTTAGCTTCACGCCACCATGAAGTGTATTTGTCTCTCTATTCTCTAGAACTGTAATTAAATCGCCATGCTCTTGTGGTGCAACAGCCTTCACTGTGCCAACCTCAACAAGCATTCCTTCTATACTTTCCCAGAAGTCTATCGCATCTTCCTCTGGATCAAATTCCTCGAAGCTATCATTGTCGATTACTTCGGATGGAAGATTTTTTTCATTAATTACAATCGGTGCTGGAACTCCTGCATTGCTTTTTACAGTTTCTACAATTCCACCACGATCATCTCTTGCATTAATTTGTGTGACAGATAAATCGGTATCTTGTTTTGTATCGTTATAGCCATCAATGTGATACTCATCAACAGTACCTGTTGCACTTACCAAATCACCAACTGCTACATTCGCAACTTTATTACCAGTATATACAACCATACCTTCTGAAGTATTTGCATTATTATCCGCTAAGTTATCTGGTGTTTGGAAATGGAAATAGTTTCCGCTGCCAATTTTATACGTATATGTCACGACACCTTGGATATCTGTAACAAACGATCCATCAAGAGGCGACTCATGTGCTTCTCCTTGAATATCATGGATTTGCATTCCCGCCTCCTGGTCAAAAACGTTATATGCAAATATTGCAACATTGCTTGCTGTCAGTCCTTCTTTCACTGCAATTGCTTTAATTGTCGTATCTTGCTCAAGCACGATAGCTTCCTCATATACAACACTTTCTTCTGTTGGTTCATCACCATTCGTAGTGTAGTAAATTGTTGCGCCTTCTGTTCCAGTCGATAACGTTACTTCTGTTCCTGTTGGTACAGTGCCTGCACCTGGTGTTGCAGTTACCGCTTGAACTGCCGATTCGTCAGCAATAATATCTGCTGTATTTCTTGGGATGATTTGGAATGCGCCATTGAACTCCTGGACAATTCCAGTAATTGAATCATACGTATTGCCTACTTCTAATCCAAGTGTTCCAGTTTCATCACGGACGATAAATTCTGTTCCGTCAGTGACAGTAAAATTCGCCCAGCCATTTCCTTCTTGTACATCTTCAATTGTAATTTCATTTACTGTTGCTAGTTTCGATTCATTTTCTTCGTTAAGTTGTTCTCCAGTTAATACTGTTGCATCCGGAGCTCCAACATCTGCCGATTTCTGATCAAGGCTTACATTTTGTAATTGCAATAAGCCATTGTATGCTCCAAGTGAACCTGAAACCGTAATTTCATCACCGATTTCTACATCTAAAGAGCTTGGATAGATTGCAAGTGCAGCTGTTTCATCTTGAAAGTGGATTGTATTCTTTAATTTTGCTGTGACAATTCCTTTTACTGTCACATCGCCAGTCGCTTGCTGGCGAGCATCCGCGATGGAAATGACACCATCTGGATTAACTGGTTCTTCAGGATTTTCTGGTGTAGCGCCATTAATCTCATGTACCCCTAAATTCGATGCATCGTCCTTAGGGAATGCAGTCCATTCGATTGATGGGTCAAAGGCATCGTCAATGATTTTGTCGCCTATTGTAATATCTGCATTTCTAACTAAAGTAACATCTTTTAAGTTTTCAATTCGTTCGCCGACCTGACCAATTGAATCTGTCACTTGGTCTGCCTTTTTAAGTACGATTGCGTCATCACCATTGAAATTAATGACCGTATTGTTTGCAAGATCGCCTTTGGATTTTATCGCTTCAATTGCTTGACTATTAAATAAAACATAGGTTGAACCAGCCGCCAAAGTACCTTCAAGCTTTACTTTTTGGTTAGCTGAAGTCGCTCCATTTGCATAAAGTTCAAGCGTGTACTCACTTAAATTAATTGGTTGACCTGTGCCATTATAAAGCTCGATTGCTTTATTAAAGCTGCTTCCCTCGATATATTCCGAAATGATTAAATCCGAGGCATTTCCTTCTTCTGCGCTTGCAGCCATTGGCAGTGCAGGAAGCAACAAATTAATTGCAAGTATAAATACCGACAATAAACTCATTATCCTTTTCCATATACTTTTACCCATTTTGATTAAGCTCTCCTTTTAGGGTCAAACCCATTAATTTTCTAGTATTCTATCAATTCGAGTTAATTATAGGTATCATTAAAAATCGTGTCAATTTACCCTAATCGGGATTATTCGAAACATTCACAACTAAAGAACTAGGACTAATGGAACTAATACATTTTAATGTTAATTGTGAACAACTTTTATTTAATGGAGAGATTTGGACCGTCTTTCTTTTATTTTCCTCACTTTTAATGATTATCATTCAGTTATTTTGTCGAAAAGGAAATTCAGTCTTTATGCCTATAATTATCGTCATTTTGTTAATTTATGGTTATGTTTTTGTAAATAAAACTTTATATAGGAGGCGTGGGAAAGCTAGATTTATTACTAACCGCCGGAAGGATTGTTAAGAATTAGATGATGCGGTAAGATTGATGTGTGAGCACATTTAACAACTATTTTTATTGTATGATTTTGGATAAAGGTGGGGTCAAGTTGATTGAGGTTTATACAGATGGTGCATCGAATAGTAATTTGGGAATTAGTGGTGCTGGTATCTTTATTAAAGCCGCTGGGAAAAATTATGAATATACATTTCCCCTTGATGTAATAAGTAATCACGAGGCGGAATTTCATGCGGTAATCAAGGCACTGGAAATATGTAAAGAAACATTCCCAAATGAGATTGTATCGCTGCGTTCCGATTCACAAGTGGTAGTGGATGTTGTAGAAAAAGACTTTACAAAAAACAAAACATTTCTTCCCCTACTGGAAAAAATAAGAGAAGAAACGCAATACTTTCCATATTTTTTTATTAAATGGATTCCTGAAAGTCAAAATAAGAATGCTGATCTGTTAGCGAGAAAGGCTTTACAGATGCAACGACCGAAATGACAATGTTCGACAAAACTTGAGGAGTGACAGGCACCTGCCTAGAACTGGCAACTAACTAGTCTTTTCCCAACAGAATGTTCTTTATCATTCGCTGGCTTTTTCCTGCATTCTTAATTCGAGAGGGTTTGGCAACCATTCGGTATAACCAGCCTAGATTTAGATTGTTCAATAGGTCGGGAGTACGTTTCATTTCTCCCGCTAGGATATCAAAGCTCTCGTCAACGCCGATAAATAATCCTTTCTTACAGCTAGCAAATATATTTGCCATCCACTCCTCTTGGCTATTCCCCTGCAACGATACGAATACAATATCAGCATTTTTCACGCGAACATTTTCCATAATAAGTGAATCAGTAGGTTCAAATGCCCCATGCTGATGACCAGCGATGATTAATCTCGGAAATTGCTTCTCTATCTCTAAAATAAGCTTTTCATTAATATAATCTTTTCCACCCAAAAAATAGCAGCTAAGTCCTTGGACTTCTGCAAACTTAAGCAAATCTATCATTAAAGCTACACTATCAATCTGTTCATGAAAGGTTTGTTTTCGATTCTTCGCTGCCAATATTATGCCTTTACTCGCTGGCAATACGTAATCTGCTTGCTCGATTATTTCTTTATATGCTTGATTGTCTGTAGTTTCAAGCAGCAGCAGCAAATTCGCTAAAACAACCATACACTTTTGCTGTCGATTCAATCTCGGAAAAAGATGATAATGTAATAAATCTGTTTTGCTTAGATTAGTAATATTGATTGATGCAATTTTTATTTCATTCCCCATTTATTAACATCCTTTTGCTCCCATAAATTTGATATATTTATTAATAATATATCAAATTTAGACGTAATATGTGGTATTATTTAATCAATGTCGCGCTATTTGGAGGAATACACCACGATGAAGATTATCACTTATGGCACTTTTGATTTAATCCATGCTGGCCATATTCATCTGCTAAGGCGGGCAAAAGCGATGGGCGACCATCTAACGGTAGGAATTTCTACTGATGAATTTAATCAAGAAAAAAAGAAGCAGGCATATCATTCATTTGAACATCGTAAACTAATCTTAGAATCAATTCGATATGTCGATTTTGTCATTCCAGAATATTCATGGGAACAAAAGGTTTCCGATATTAAAAAATACAATATTGATATTTTCGTGATGGGTGACGACTGGAAGGGTAAATTTGATAATTTGCAAGATTATTGCGGCGTTATCTATTTGCCTCGAACGAATGGAATATCCAGTTCCACTATTAAACAAAATGCCTTCTTAAAGAATCGGCAAAAATTCTAATATAGTAAATTACTTATTATTTACTTATTATTGTAATCCATTCTTAATATCTATCATTTATAATAGTATTGTCTTAGATTGCCATTGCAATTAAGATAAGTTGTATTTATAATTATTAAGATAAACATCTTATGGAGATAAAGGAGAAATACGATGGGTCGTATATTAGTACGTAAAACAAAAAAGAAAAAGAGATTACGTCGTGTTTTATTCATCGTAATCCTAATGTGTCTTGTAATAGTAGGATTTGGTGGCTATATGGCAATTCAAACCCTTCAGGCTGCAAGCGAATCCTATGATGATTTAGGAAGAGAAAAATCAGACCTGCGTGATGAGGTTGTTTCAATAAGTAAAGACCCTGTATCTGTCTTGCTGATGGGAGTAGAAGACTATTCTACAAATGGTGATAATGGCCGTACAGATACTTTAATGATAGCTACATTTAACCCCGATGATGAAAGACTTAAGCTTGTAAGTATACCAAGGGATACACTAGTTGAGATTGCTGGCAGAGGTATTCAGGATAAAATCACCCATGCACATGCTTTTGGTGGGAAGAAAATGACGATTGAAACAGTTGAGAACTTTTTAGATATTCCAATTGATTACTATGCTACCGTTAATTTTGATGCATTTAAAAATGTGATTGATATTCTAGGTGGCGTCACGGTGGATGTCCCATTTGATTTCCAACAAAATAGTGATGATCGTAAAGCTGAGAAACTACAATTCTATGAAGGTGAAATGGAATTAGACGGGAGATATGCTTTAGCATATGCTCGAATGAGATATGAGGATCCAAGAGGCGATATAGGCAGAAATGAAAGACAGCAGGAAGTAATCCAAGCGATTATTAGTAAAGCTCTATCAGTTGGTACAGTAACTAAAATCGATGACTTAGCTAGAGAAGTTGGCAGCAATGTTGAAACAAATATGCGAATCAGTGAAGTGCTTGGTTTCGCTAAAGAGTATTCCGATTTCAGCACAAGCAAAATTGATAAATTAAAATTGGAAACATATGAGGAAAGAATTAATGGTGGCAGTTACCAAATAGTGGATGAAGCTTCACTTGAAGAAGTGAAGTCAGAGCTTAAGAACCACTTAGAGATTGTATCATCTTATGAAGATGATAGATTTTATGAAGCTTCAGTATACGAAGAAAATAATTAAATGTTAAAAGACAGGATTCTCTATTGGTAGAGGATCCTGTCTTTGTTTTAGAATGGGAATGTATAAAAATTTCCCTATTCCAATTCTCTTGATAAGAGGCTACGTCCAGCGCCCGTGCTCCTAGCGAGACTTCCTTCGCCTCATTACACGATAAAGAAGACTTGGCGATTGGCTACACATGAGGCTTAGTCGCACTTACACCCTTGTGGTGAAAGTCAATATCGATTCGCTTACGCTCCCAAAGAGTTTCCTTTATCTCCTACAAAGGAATGTTCGACAAGACCGCCACATCGTTTGGCAACGTCGAACCACCCCACGTTCCGTGGGGCGCAGTCCGTACGTCGCTAAACTAGCTTTAAGCTTTTGTTTTAGTATCTAGACAATGCTTGTTGTACTCTTGCAGGAATTATGCTCGTTCCTCCTACAATTGTGAAATCACTAATATTATTTTTCATAATAAAGGTTTGGACAGGTTTTGGAATACTCGTACCTACCAATAATATGCCTGTTCCTTCTTTTGCGGCTAGTGCAGCACTTGAAAGTGCATCAGGAAATTCCAATCCTGTTGTAATATAATAATGTTTATTCTTCACATTAAAATAATCTGCAATCTTCACTGCTGTTTCATAACGATTTTGTCCCGCAATTCTTACTGAGTTTGGAAGCTGTTTAAATACATTATCATTAATGGCTAAGTTACCACCAATTGCCAATGTACTTGATATCCTTAAATCCTTTAATGCTTGTTTCGTTTGTTTTGGTAGCTTATTATTTTGTGTCAGCAGAATTGGCATTCCTTCTTGCGCTGCATAGGATGCAACCGATAATGCATCTGGGAAATTATAACCGTCAACTACTACTGCTTTCCGGACACCACTTTTTACTTCATTTGCGATAGCTACAGCAGTTTCTACACGAGAACCCCCACTGATTCGTTTTACTCGAGGAACTAATTTTCTCATTTCATTTTCGATTGATTTACTTACCGCCAACTCACCACCAAGAATATAAATATTGGTTGCTTTTAATCGCTGGATTTCTTTTTTCGTAACATCCGTAAACTTGTTCGATTGAGTTAGTAACAATGGTGAATTATACTTCTTCGCTAATGTAACACCTGCAAGTGCATCTGCGTAGTCATCACCACGAGCGACAACAACCGAATTTGCAGTTTTCCATCCATCTTTACTGATTTCTACTGCCGTATCATAACGACTATGACCTGAAATCCTAGGTACACCCATTTCATTGTACTTAGATGTTACTAATTTTACAAAATCATCCCATTTATAGCCATATCTTGCAAAATACCCATGTGGATCTACATGGTTTGTACCGCCAAGATGCTCCGATACTGCCCGATGAGACCATAATGTACCTTTTCCTGTATTTTCTGCGTCCGTAACACCTAAATTGTAATCTAGTAGTACTTTAGCAATATAACTTGCGTAATTATTTATGGAGCGGGCAAATTGATCGAAGTTATCAACCCGAACTAGCTCTACATGGACAAAACGTTTATTCGCGTGACGTCCTGCCCCCCATGCTCCATAATCAGTTGGATGGGTTTCGATTATGCGATTATGATCGACAAAAGCGTGGACAAAAGCATTCTTGTGGTTTTGCTTCATCCAACTTATTTCACCAGTTATATTTGAACGGTCATTTGCTGTCTCATGTGCAACAACACCTTCAACTGCACCATATCCGCCCCGATAATGAAATTTCGTCAGATAATTAATGTGGTTATATTCAATGGTAGCTGGTTTCATATTCTTGATATAGTTATTCACATCTGGATAGGAAGCATTTAACTTAATATCAGGTTCTACTTCCGCTTCTGGACTACCGTCATCAAAAACACCGTCACGCCAGCCTTCTGGTATGTATTGCAATTCTTCTTCACTTAACTCACTGATGTCTTCCCCATAAACTTCTGTACCAATCTTAATTCCAAATTCATTGTACTCTTCTTCTTGAGCTTCCGTAGTATTTTCTACGTCTGATTGCTCACCTTGATTCGTACTCTCATTCGTACTCTCATTCGTACTCTCTGCAGCGACTGGTGATAGTAAAAAGAATATTTGCATGATTAGTGACAGCGCCACTGCTAAACTTATTTTCTTCATTTTTTCCTCCTATGAAATTGTCGTCTGATCTCTCTTCTAAATCTATTCCTCTAGAATTGTCATCTAGTATTATGTCGATTTATAGCGTTCTGTAACGAATTATTAAAAAATTCGTAGATTCTTAGATTTATACTATTAATAATAGCAAAGATTTCATTCATTGTTAATATACAGTTGATGAATTTTTTCGTTATTTTATAGATATCACTCTAATTAACAATCAAACTAGAATAGTGCCTTTGCAAAAAACATTCCTTTTTAAAAAATGTTGTCGAAACATTGAATGTAAGTTAATCCTTAATAGCAAAAATGTCGATTTTTGCAGCATTTCTCTTATGTCTATCTACAACAAAAATGAACTTAATAAAAAGACTCCAGATTTAATCTGGAGTCTTTGTCAAGTAACCTATGAAGCTGTTAATCAGTCTAATAATTTATTCAGTTCTTTTAGAACTTTATCACTTACTGCCAGTGGTCCACCAATTACTTTGATCCAATCGATGTCATTTTCAGTAATAAATGTGCTAACACCTTCAGATAAAGAATTTCTCACGAGCAGGACACCTGTATTATCTTTAGCCGCTCTTGCTGCAACTGTTAATGCATCTGGGAAGTCAGCACCAGTTGTAACATAGTATTTCGTGGAATCTACATCAAAGTATTCAGCAACCGCTACAGCTGTATCTTCACGAGAATGTCCACTAATTCTTTCCGGATTCGGAACAAGTTTTGCTACTTTTTCAGAAACTGCTACAGGTCCACCAATTACTAGTGTTTCATTTACATTTAAATCTTCAAGTAATTGATCTGTCGCTTCTGGAAGCTTATTCGTTTGTGTTAATAGAATTGGTATTCCTGCTTGTGCTGCATATGAAGCAACAGATAATGCGTCAGGGAAGTTGTATCCATTAACAAGTACTGCTTGTTCACTTGATCCTTCTTCTACTACTTCATTCGCAATTTCGATTGCAGTATCGACACGTGAATGACCAGCAAGACGAATAACTTCAAGTCCTTGCTTCGTTAATTCTGCTTCGACATCAGCACTTATTGCTACTTCGCCTCCAAGCAGGTACACAGTAGTTGCACCTAAACGTTCAATTTCTGCCTTCGTTACTTCTGTATATTTCGTTGGTTGTGTTAATAATAATGGTGCATCATATTTTTCTGCCAACGGAATACCAGCTAACGCATCTGCAAATTCTTTTCCTTGTGCAAGGATAACAGTATCCGCTGAATCCCATCCATCCTTACTTACTTCTACCGCTGTATCGTAACGGGAAGT of Oceanobacillus zhaokaii contains these proteins:
- a CDS encoding RNase H family protein, coding for MIEVYTDGASNSNLGISGAGIFIKAAGKNYEYTFPLDVISNHEAEFHAVIKALEICKETFPNEIVSLRSDSQVVVDVVEKDFTKNKTFLPLLEKIREETQYFPYFFIKWIPESQNKNADLLARKALQMQRPK
- the tagD gene encoding glycerol-3-phosphate cytidylyltransferase, with translation MKIITYGTFDLIHAGHIHLLRRAKAMGDHLTVGISTDEFNQEKKKQAYHSFEHRKLILESIRYVDFVIPEYSWEQKVSDIKKYNIDIFVMGDDWKGKFDNLQDYCGVIYLPRTNGISSSTIKQNAFLKNRQKF
- a CDS encoding cell wall-binding repeat-containing protein, encoding MKKISLAVALSLIMQIFFLLSPVAAESTNESTNESTNQGEQSDVENTTEAQEEEYNEFGIKIGTEVYGEDISELSEEELQYIPEGWRDGVFDDGSPEAEVEPDIKLNASYPDVNNYIKNMKPATIEYNHINYLTKFHYRGGYGAVEGVVAHETANDRSNITGEISWMKQNHKNAFVHAFVDHNRIIETHPTDYGAWGAGRHANKRFVHVELVRVDNFDQFARSINNYASYIAKVLLDYNLGVTDAENTGKGTLWSHRAVSEHLGGTNHVDPHGYFARYGYKWDDFVKLVTSKYNEMGVPRISGHSRYDTAVEISKDGWKTANSVVVARGDDYADALAGVTLAKKYNSPLLLTQSNKFTDVTKKEIQRLKATNIYILGGELAVSKSIENEMRKLVPRVKRISGGSRVETAVAIANEVKSGVRKAVVVDGYNFPDALSVASYAAQEGMPILLTQNNKLPKQTKQALKDLRISSTLAIGGNLAINDNVFKQLPNSVRIAGQNRYETAVKIADYFNVKNKHYYITTGLEFPDALSSAALAAKEGTGILLVGTSIPKPVQTFIMKNNISDFTIVGGTSIIPARVQQALSRY
- a CDS encoding WecB/TagA/CpsF family glycosyltransferase — encoded protein: MGNEIKIASINITNLSKTDLLHYHLFPRLNRQQKCMVVLANLLLLLETTDNQAYKEIIEQADYVLPASKGIILAAKNRKQTFHEQIDSVALMIDLLKFAEVQGLSCYFLGGKDYINEKLILEIEKQFPRLIIAGHQHGAFEPTDSLIMENVRVKNADIVFVSLQGNSQEEWMANIFASCKKGLFIGVDESFDILAGEMKRTPDLLNNLNLGWLYRMVAKPSRIKNAGKSQRMIKNILLGKD
- a CDS encoding LCP family protein, with protein sequence MGRILVRKTKKKKRLRRVLFIVILMCLVIVGFGGYMAIQTLQAASESYDDLGREKSDLRDEVVSISKDPVSVLLMGVEDYSTNGDNGRTDTLMIATFNPDDERLKLVSIPRDTLVEIAGRGIQDKITHAHAFGGKKMTIETVENFLDIPIDYYATVNFDAFKNVIDILGGVTVDVPFDFQQNSDDRKAEKLQFYEGEMELDGRYALAYARMRYEDPRGDIGRNERQQEVIQAIISKALSVGTVTKIDDLAREVGSNVETNMRISEVLGFAKEYSDFSTSKIDKLKLETYEERINGGSYQIVDEASLEEVKSELKNHLEIVSSYEDDRFYEASVYEENN